A portion of the Longimicrobiaceae bacterium genome contains these proteins:
- a CDS encoding alpha/beta hydrolase, whose amino-acid sequence MKRLLGLALLFSAAPIRAQMAPPAELRSIAYTAADTVNARLDVYRSSAASPAPVLVYFHGGSWTTGARPKAASSFRGFLELGFSVVSVDYRLSDVARAPAAVQDARCAMAWVKVNAARFGFDPERIVAYGTSAGGQLALMTAMLPARNDVDLPQCLDVPHIAAVLDYYGPADVPGFAAKSEKTRVWLGDGAAGEEMGRRLSPLRYVRPGLPPVLIVHGDADPTVPYAQSQQLHAALTAAGVPNRLHTVPGGLHGRFTDDAVRDIIADVGAFLAEQKILPANSSTANR is encoded by the coding sequence ATGAAGCGACTGCTGGGACTTGCGCTGCTGTTCTCCGCGGCTCCGATCAGGGCGCAGATGGCGCCGCCTGCGGAGCTCCGCAGCATCGCGTACACGGCGGCGGACACGGTGAACGCGCGGCTGGACGTGTACCGGAGCAGCGCTGCGTCGCCCGCGCCGGTGCTGGTCTATTTCCACGGCGGCTCGTGGACGACGGGCGCGCGTCCCAAGGCGGCCTCGTCGTTCCGCGGCTTCCTGGAGTTGGGCTTCTCGGTCGTGTCGGTGGATTACCGGCTGTCGGACGTGGCGCGGGCGCCCGCGGCGGTGCAGGATGCGCGCTGCGCGATGGCGTGGGTGAAGGTGAACGCGGCGCGCTTCGGCTTCGACCCCGAGCGCATCGTGGCGTACGGCACGTCCGCCGGCGGCCAGCTCGCGCTGATGACGGCCATGCTGCCCGCGCGCAACGACGTGGACCTGCCGCAGTGCCTCGACGTGCCGCACATCGCCGCGGTACTGGACTACTACGGACCGGCGGACGTGCCGGGCTTCGCGGCCAAGAGCGAGAAGACGCGCGTCTGGCTCGGAGACGGCGCGGCGGGCGAGGAGATGGGGCGGCGCCTCTCTCCCCTGCGCTACGTGCGCCCCGGCCTGCCACCCGTGCTCATCGTGCACGGCGACGCGGATCCCACGGTGCCGTACGCGCAGTCGCAGCAGCTCCACGCGGCTCTCACCGCCGCCGGCGTGCCGAACCGCCTCCACACCGTCCCCGGCGGCCTCCACGGCCGCTTCACCGACGACGCCGTCCGCGACATCATAGCCGACGTCGGCGCCTTCCTAGCCGAACAGAAGATCCTCCCAGCGAACTCATCCACCGCGAACCGATAG